The following proteins are co-located in the Pseudomonadota bacterium genome:
- a CDS encoding ATP-binding protein — MKRDLYLKKIDKNFAVNPAVALLGPRQCGKTTLAEMYEKTLKGKTAVTRFDLENPRDLIRLQDPMLALENLDGLIIIDEVQRRPDLFPVLRVLIDQHRPGRQFLILGSASRDLIRQSSETLAGRISYLELTPFSYEETHNIQTLLLRGGFPRSYLAPSDQQSFRWLRNYITNFLERDLPSFGINVAPEMMRRFWMMICHYHGNLVNFSDLGRSLGVSHITIRNYLDILSSTFMIRQLNPWFANINKRQVKSPKIYFKDSGIFHQLLGVRSFEDLTRHPKLGASWEGFALEQIVRHYDADPEDCYFWAVHSQAELDLLIIKDGKKLGFEFKYTDAPKITKSLNTAWELLELDALTVIYPGPADYPLTTDIHVQALESLLSQ; from the coding sequence ATGAAACGTGATCTTTACTTAAAAAAAATTGACAAAAATTTTGCTGTGAATCCTGCTGTTGCTTTGTTGGGACCACGTCAGTGTGGCAAAACTACGCTTGCCGAGATGTATGAAAAGACACTTAAAGGCAAAACTGCTGTTACACGGTTTGATCTCGAAAATCCACGAGACCTCATTCGACTACAAGACCCCATGTTGGCTTTGGAGAATCTAGACGGACTGATCATTATTGATGAAGTGCAAAGGCGGCCAGATTTATTTCCTGTGCTACGGGTATTGATTGACCAACACCGACCAGGACGACAATTCCTCATTTTGGGCAGTGCTTCACGCGATCTGATTCGCCAGTCATCTGAAACTCTGGCGGGTCGGATTTCTTACTTAGAGCTTACACCTTTTTCATATGAGGAAACCCATAACATCCAAACTCTTTTGCTCCGCGGTGGATTTCCGCGCTCTTACCTAGCGCCTTCAGACCAACAAAGCTTTAGGTGGCTTAGAAACTACATCACAAACTTTCTCGAACGTGATCTGCCCAGCTTTGGCATCAACGTCGCCCCAGAAATGATGCGACGCTTTTGGATGATGATCTGCCATTACCATGGCAATCTCGTAAACTTTTCTGACTTGGGGCGATCACTTGGTGTCTCGCATATCACCATCCGTAACTATCTTGATATCTTATCGAGCACCTTTATGATCCGGCAACTCAACCCTTGGTTTGCCAACATCAACAAGCGCCAAGTCAAAAGCCCAAAGATCTACTTCAAAGACAGCGGTATTTTCCACCAGCTCTTAGGGGTTCGGAGTTTTGAGGATCTTACCCGTCACCCAAAGCTAGGCGCATCTTGGGAAGGGTTTGCTCTTGAACAAATTGTGCGTCACTATGATGCTGATCCTGAGGATTGCTATTTTTGGGCCGTGCATAGTCAGGCTGAGTTAGACCTGCTTATTATCAAGGACGGAAAAAAACTCGGATTTGAATTTAAATACACCGATGCCCCCAAAATTACAAAATCACTTAACACCGCTTGGGAACTCTTGGAACTTGATGCATTAACTGTCATCTACCCTGGTCCAGCAGACTACCCACTCACGACCGATATTCATGTGCAAGCACTGGAGTCTCTATTGTCACAATAA
- a CDS encoding IS6 family transposase has translation MFKVSEKLSHHFKGFSSSASVILMFVYMKFRFSLSYRELEEMMLMRGASVDH, from the coding sequence ATGTTCAAAGTTTCAGAAAAACTCTCACATCATTTTAAGGGATTCAGTTCTTCAGCTTCAGTAATCCTGATGTTTGTCTATATGAAGTTTCGATTCTCCCTCAGTTATCGCGAGTTGGAAGAGATGATGCTGATGAGGGGTGCAAGCGTTGACCAC
- a CDS encoding copper chaperone PCu(A)C, protein MGHRFAHLVLVSSILLSNAANLLAAATEKVQIGSAWARASTGPVGVIYANFHNTQNQDRSLVEVRVGKQVCDHAELHTHSHEGNIVKMRPVDKIALKAGQTTRLEQGGLHIMLMGLKRPLSEGETLPVTFVFDQGDPLKVGVPVQRLASFDNTGDNTTYGCPYHQQ, encoded by the coding sequence ATGGGTCATCGGTTTGCACACTTAGTGCTTGTTTCAAGCATTTTGCTTTCTAATGCAGCAAATTTGCTTGCTGCAGCAACAGAGAAAGTTCAGATTGGTTCAGCTTGGGCGCGTGCCAGCACGGGTCCAGTGGGTGTGATTTACGCAAATTTTCACAATACGCAAAATCAAGATCGTTCACTGGTTGAGGTGCGTGTCGGAAAGCAGGTCTGTGATCATGCTGAATTACATACTCACAGTCATGAAGGGAATATTGTAAAAATGCGCCCTGTCGACAAAATTGCTCTAAAGGCTGGGCAAACAACGCGCTTGGAGCAAGGTGGACTTCATATTATGTTGATGGGGCTCAAGCGACCTTTATCGGAAGGTGAGACTTTGCCGGTAACGTTTGTATTTGACCAGGGAGATCCTTTGAAGGTAGGAGTTCCAGTGCAGAGACTTGCTTCTTTTGACAATACGGGAGATAATACAACATACGGATGTCCGTACCATCAACAATGA